CATGGTTTTTCTCAACGCTATTACGTCCACTCCGGATCCGTAAATATCCTCTTCGTCCAGGACAATCTTTCCGCTTATTGTCAATCCGTCAATCAAGTCATTCATGCGATTTATAGATCTCAACAGAGTTGATTTTCCGCAACCGGACGGACCTATAAGGGCGGTTACCAACCCTCTTTCTACTGTCATGTTAACGTCAAAAAGCGCTTGTGATTTGGAGTACCACAAGTTGAAATCTTCAATCGAGAGCAACCTCCCCTGTTGACCTCTCCTTTCATGGTACACAGTTGAGTTTGTTGTCTCATATCTGGAGGTCATAAAGGGTCTCCTAAAAATGCCCGGTGAAAAACTTTCGTTTCAGGCGGTTTCGTACAATAATCGAAGCCACGTTCATCGCAAATACCAGTGTAATCAATAACAATGTCGTGACATAAACCATTGGAATTGCGGCCTCCGAATTTCGTGATTGAAACGCAAGGTCAAAAATATGGAATCCAAGATGCATAAAACTTCTTTCCAGATGTATATAAGGAGGAAACTGATCGATTGGCAACTCCGGAGCCATTTTTACTACTCCCACGAGCATGAGCGGCGCAACTTCACCTGCGCCTCGAGCCATAGCCAGAATCAACCCTGTCATGATACCGGGCATGGCCCTTGGCAATACTATGCGTCTAATCGTTTGCCACTTTGACGCGCCACATGCCAGGGAACCCTCCCGCATGGACTGTGGCACAGCGGCCAGCGCCTCCTCAGTAGCGACGATCACGACAGGCACAGTAAGGAGGGCAAGAGTAAGGGAGGCCCAAAGCAAACCTCCCGTCCCAAAGGTAGGGTTTGGGAACCTCTCCGGAAAGAAAATCTGATCTATGCTAACCCCAAGGACGTAAGCAAAAAAGCCAAGGCCGAAGACTCCATAGACTATCGAAGGAACCCCGGCCAGATTATTAACGCATACTCGTATTATTGAAACCAAGCGTCCCTGTTTGGCGTATTCTCTCAAATACAGGGCGGTCACGACCCCAAAAGGAGCGACTAGCAAAGCCATAAGAACCGTCATGCAAAAAGTTCCGAAAATCGCCGGTAAGACACCGCCTTCTGTATTCGCCTCTCTAGGCTCCTGAGTCAGAAATTCTACCCATCTTGAAAAATAAACACCTAGGCGTTGCCCGAACGAAAGCTGATTTGCAGGATAGAATCTCACGATGTCGGAGATTTTCATCCGCTTTTCTTTATTGTTAACATCCAACATCGTAATTGTGTACTTGGAGTCTACCCGCCTAAGCGCTTCGGCTTCGTTGGATAGTTCACGATATTGGGTTTCGAGTTTCCCTTCAGCGGCTTTGTATTTTTTTTCGGCTTTGGCATACGCTTGGCTGTCAAGTCCATTTTCAAGTTCAACCTTCTTTAGACTTAACCGATCTTTCTCAAGATAATGGTTTACAGTCGCAATTTCGCCCTGTTCGATCCCTTTGATTCTCAGTCGGCGTTTTTCAGCTTCGCGATGCAATTTTTTGAGTTCATCCCAGGACATGCCTTTAGGACCAATCTTTTTACCATCAAGATCAAGCGATCCTATTCTGCCTATAAAGGGTCCCCATTCCATTCTCTCGACATAAACCATGTCTTTTGGTTCGGAGACGCTTTCAATTTCATAAGCCGGCACCCACTTATAATCTTCGTTGTAGAGGTCAAAATTGCCCGTCTTGAAAAGCAGCCTCTTGAGAAAACCCTTATTGTTTTCCATTTCGTTAGTCGCTTTTTGGGGCAATGACGCAACGTTGTCGCTTTCGGGTTTATAAAGGTCCGGTCGCATCAATTCGCCCGCCACTGACGAGCCGTTTGTCAGTTTTACGACCTGAATTTTATCCGGATAAAAAGTTAACAACCCATGGTAAGAAATCAGGACGACAAACCCGACAATCATCACCAAACCGATCACCAACGCCCCACCCAGTATCCATATGAACGGCTCCCCCTTCGCCTTGAAATCTCGATTGCGTCGGCGGGTCAAGTTAATGTTTGGTTTTTCTTCGGTTTGATTTTCCATGTTAGTTATCTTAAAGCTTTAGCGCTCTCTTGCGAAATCGCTGCCTAACTATTTCCGCCAACGTATTTATGACAAAAGTCATCGCAAAAAGAACCAGCCCCGTTAGGAAAAGAGTTCGGTAAAGCGTGCCATCCTTTGGGGCTTCGGGAAGTTCCACCGCAATATTGGCCGAGAGCGCCCTAAGCCCGCTAAATATGTTTAGGTCAATGACCGGGGTGTTACCTGTGGCCATCACTACTATCATCGTCTCACCGACAGCTCGCCCCATTCCGATCATAATTGCAGAAAAAACGCCGCTGATTGCGGTTGGTAACACGACCCACATCGCCGTCTGCCACGGGGTCGCCCCACAGCCGAGACTGGCTGAACGGAGTTGATCGGGAACCGCGTTCAAGGCGTCTTCAGCGAGAGTGTATATGATCGGTATGACGGCAAATCCCATCGCAAAACCGACAACCAGGGTATTTCGCTGTATATAAGCGCCTACGATGGATCCCCGGGGATCTAATCCAATTGCAGCCAGTAAGGCTGACAGAAGATATGAAACGACCACTGTGACCAATACCAAGGTCAGCCAACGCAAGAAATCGACTATCGCTCCATAAGGCATTTTCAGGGATTTTATATAGTTGTTCAGCGCAGGTCCGACGGTCTTGGAAACAAGGTAGCTAACCGTCAATCCTGCTAAAGGTAATACCATCAGGAAGAGAAAGGGCAGGCCGCTACCCTGGTGGCCGCTTAACCAAGCTTTTAGGTTCCCGCCGAAGAACACTTTTTCGAATAGAGGTCCGAGAAAATATGCCACGGTAACACCCACGGACACTGACAAGCTCATAAGAATCATTTTCGGCAAACCTTCAAGTCTCAACGCGACCCTTGTCGGGAGCAATTGCCAGAGATAAGCCGATAAAACCAGAGTCAAAGGCATTACTACAAAAGCAAGAATTACGGCGGCTATCCAGGACTCTACCACC
This window of the Desulfomonilaceae bacterium genome carries:
- the pstA gene encoding phosphate ABC transporter permease PstA — protein: MENQTEEKPNINLTRRRNRDFKAKGEPFIWILGGALVIGLVMIVGFVVLISYHGLLTFYPDKIQVVKLTNGSSVAGELMRPDLYKPESDNVASLPQKATNEMENNKGFLKRLLFKTGNFDLYNEDYKWVPAYEIESVSEPKDMVYVERMEWGPFIGRIGSLDLDGKKIGPKGMSWDELKKLHREAEKRRLRIKGIEQGEIATVNHYLEKDRLSLKKVELENGLDSQAYAKAEKKYKAAEGKLETQYRELSNEAEALRRVDSKYTITMLDVNNKEKRMKISDIVRFYPANQLSFGQRLGVYFSRWVEFLTQEPREANTEGGVLPAIFGTFCMTVLMALLVAPFGVVTALYLREYAKQGRLVSIIRVCVNNLAGVPSIVYGVFGLGFFAYVLGVSIDQIFFPERFPNPTFGTGGLLWASLTLALLTVPVVIVATEEALAAVPQSMREGSLACGASKWQTIRRIVLPRAMPGIMTGLILAMARGAGEVAPLMLVGVVKMAPELPIDQFPPYIHLERSFMHLGFHIFDLAFQSRNSEAAIPMVYVTTLLLITLVFAMNVASIIVRNRLKRKFFTGHF